In Providencia alcalifaciens, the sequence TTTAGTGACTGGCGTCCTCAGTACTATTGTAGGAAATAACCCCTCAGTCATGCTGCTGGTTCCTTTTTTAACGCCTGACGGTAACGCTGATGCATTAGGCGCCGCATTAGTACTTGGCTCTGGTTTTTCCAGTAACTTATTTGTGTTTGGTAGTTTGGCAGGCATTATTGTGGTGGAACAAGCCGCTGCTTACGGTGTGAAAATTTCATTCTCAGAATTTGCAAAATCAGGGGGAATTGTTGCAGTTCTCTGTATGCTATTAGCCACCGCATGGATTTTGTTCGCGTTATAAAGCTGGCGCCTTTCTCAACTTATTTAACTGAGAAAGGCGTTTAAGAAGATCAGGGAAGAATAGCAAATGAGCGAACAGGAAACCCACTCGCATTATTGGGTTTAGCTACGATATTAAAAATCACGGCGCCACGAGTCGGTAATTGATCCAAATTCGCCATCAATTCTATTTGGTAAGTATCTTGTTCTAATACGTAATATTCACCTAATAACCCGTTATTTTGGCGAAAATCTTTCGCTGCATCAGTATCAAATGTCTCATGCCCAATGGCTTTAATGCCACGCTCTTCAAATAAAAACTTAAGCGCATCCATACCCCACCCCGGAATTTGGTTATTACCTTCAGCGTCTTTATTATCCATGGCTTCCTGTGAAGGCCAACGCTTATGCCAATCTGTACGTAGCGCCACAAAACTATCCGGCTCGATTCTCCCATGTTCACGCTCAAAAGCTAAAACATCGTCACGAGAAAAAGCAAAATTAGGATCTTGTACGGCTCGCTCAGATTGGTCGATAACAATCAGCGGTAGGACTAGCTCTTGCAGCTCCAATTCATGTAAAAAACGTTTTCCTTCAACAAAATGGCAAGGAGCGTCGATATGCGTGCCGTATTGCCCAGGAAAGGTAAATTGCTGAGCAAAAAAGCCGTCAGAGTAGCCAAATAATGTTTTAAACTCTGCAGAGTCAAACATAAAGAAATGAGGAGAATCTTTATCAAAGCTGTGCGTTAAATCTACCCATTTTTTGGATTTTAATACCTTTAGTGCATTTAAAACCTCGTTAGCCATCATTTTTCCCTATCTGGTTTTGGTCTTTATCAAGACAGTTTTATTTTGCTGTTTTTATTTATTCTAAATAGGTAATAACCAACTCTATGGCATTTGTCTATCTTTCTAAGCGATTTGTTGCCAATTCTTTCACCGAATTGGCAACGAGAACTCGAATATTATTTAGAATAATTTACCCACGCGGCTGGCTCAATAAAACCATCATAAAGACGCTGAGAGCGAATATAATCAGCATACTCTTTTGATTCAAAAGCCTCTTTTAAATCTTTAGCCCATTGAGTCTCGAGGTCTTTTTGTAGAACAGAAACCACAACGCGATGCTCAAGTGGTGAATCCTCAACAACTAAACCATCTGCAATACGCTGTCCTGCACTCGCCACATAGTTACCATTCACCACCACAAAATCCACATCATCCAATAGACGTAAACCTTGCGCAGCATCTGTTTCACGGATATCGAGCTTATATTTTGCAGGTTCAATGTCATTGACGCTAAAACTGAGCGTACTGACATTCGGTTTGATTTTAATCCAACCCAGTTGTTCTAAAATTCTAGCACCACGTTCCGCGTTTACAGGGTCATTTGACAGCGCCACAATCATGCCATCTTGCACGTCATCCAGCGTTTTGTGTTTATTCGAACGTAAACTCTGCGGTGCGCTTGGCGAATCTGCCAATGCGACCATATTAATGTTATTTTTTTGGTTATACGCTTCCATATAAGCGCGACTTTGGTTCACTGATACGTCGATTGCCCCCTCTTCAAACGCAGGGTTAATTTGCCTATTCTGTGAAAACTGACGTAACTTCACTTGATAACCTTTTTTCTCTAAAATAGGCACAATGCCTTTATCGACTTGATCAATATAATTTCCCACACCGAAGCCAATGGTAATTTGCTTTTTATCTGAGTTGTCTTTTTCTTTATTATCACCACATCCTGCCAAAACAATGATTGCGGTCGCCACTAAAGATAAATTTATTATTTTTTGTTTGAACATTTAATATTCCCTATGGTGATTACTTTTTAATTAATTTCAATTTTTAATATTGCCAATCGAACGGAGTATAAACAGGATTTATTTAACGTTTTAGATCCATTCGTTATAACTTAAATAGAAATAAATATAAGAACACACCAAAACCAAATGGTTATAACGATATAACAAAATGGTAGTTCGAATAATGATGTGATTGATATGTAATGAAGGAGATAAAAAAATTTAAATAAAGTGAGTTATTTATGACAATAAAATTTGATTTAATTAACACCATTCTTAACCTGACACCAGACTCAGAATTAGCAAAGACCCGCGCAGAAAGGCCGGTTGCAACAGAAAATACTCAAGCCGCTTTTGAGGCCATTTTTTCTGTGCCCTCTCAAATATTGCCTCTAAATGTAAAATATTATTTTGCGCTTTCCGTGGCGACAGTTACTGGCTCAAAGTTACTCGAAAAATATTATGCTGAATTATTATCATCACAACCCATCGTCGAAATAACACCTAACATTACGCTTGCTGAGAAATATCTAACGGTATTAACCCGTAATCCAAATCAAGCGGATTACGCTTTAACGCAGCAGTTTATTCAGCAAGGATGGTCGGAGTCCGATATTATTTTATTGGCTCAGTTAATTACATTTGTCACTTATCAATCCCGCTTAGTCGCAGGCTTGGAATTATTAATTGGAAAAAATCCGATTTCAGATAATAAAGCAAACCAACATGTTCCAATTACGGCAGGAAATTGGAGTCACGCAGCGACAACACAATTGGGACAACCATCACCAATCGCTTTCACACAACAGCAATTAGGTTGGGAGTCTTGGTTATCTGCGCGAGATGTAAATTCGTTAAGTGACAATGAAACTCAAACTCTGAAAAAACATGGTCAATTAAATTCTGAGTATTTCCTTCTGTTAGCTCATCAAAGCGAAATTTTAGCGCTACGTACACAGATAGACCGAGGTATTTTTTATACCTCCGGTGGACTACCTCGTTGGGAGAGAGAATTTGCTGCCGCTGCTGTCAGTAAAGTGAATGGCTGCATTTATTGCGCCTCCGTTCATGCGCGCAAAGCGAGTCAGTATGCAAAAGAACATCTCGGTGATGTCGAAAAACTGTTGGCAACTCCCGCAGGAAGCGTGCTTGCTGAAGGCTATGAACCAAGGCTTTTAGCAATTGTTTCTCTTGTCGCTTCACTCTCGATCACTCCAGTTCAAGCCTCTGTTGAACAAATTGACCAATTACGTTCATTAGGATTAACGGAGCTAGAGTTACTCGATTTAATTCAATCCAGTGCATTTTTCTCATGGGCTAATCGCTTAATGCTGACATTGGGAGAACCGTTTGAACTCCCTGAAGATGAGGAGTAATACCATGGATAAGGTCATTGGATTAGCCGCTCTAGAGACGCAAATAAATCAAGATTTGCAGTATCTTAATTTGCCGATTGGCTCATGGTCGCTATCAGATGAAAATATTGATAAGCAAAAGATTAATGTTGCCATTATCGGTGCAGGCATGTCGGGAATTACTGCAGCCTTTGCCTTAAAATTACGAGGGATTAACGCTATCGTTTTTGACCAGGCGCCCTCAGGCAAAGAAGGTCCTTGGCAAACACCAGCCTTGATGGAAACCTTGCGCTCCCCCAAACAGGTTGTCGGTCCTGCTCTCGCCTCCCCCTCTTTAACGTTCCAAGCATGGTTTAAAGCTCAATTTGGTGATGATGCGTGGGAAAATCTCGATAAAATTCCACGTTTACAATGGGGAGAGTACCTACAATGGTTTAAAACCATGACGGCCCCTACACTGCTAAATCAGCACCAATTAGTCGATGTTAAATTAATCCCTCAAGGTCGTGAGCTAACATTTGATACTCCCAATGGGCAAGTCTCTTTTGTCGCGCAACATGTTGTGATTGCAACGGGTATGGAGTCATTTAGTGAACCTAATATCCCAGAATTTATGGATAAAATTCCGACCCAATACTGGGAGCACTCATACGCAGGTAGCAACTATCAGCGATTTAACGGACTCGATATTGGCGTTGTGGGCTACAGTGCGGGGGCGATGGACAGTTCAGCCACTGCATTAGAGCATGGAGCTAAGTCTGTTGAGTTATTGATCCGAGCAAAAGAGATGCCGCGAGTAAACCGAGGAAAAGTTGCTGGAAGTGCCGGTTTTACCAACGCATACGGGTATTTTACCGATGCACAAAAATGGCATTATGCCGACTATGTTTTGAAAGCGAAAACCCCTGCTCCTCATGGTAGTACACTGCGTGTTTCTCGCCACACTCATGCTTATTTTAACTTCGATACGCAAGTCAATGATGTCGCCGTCAGAAAGGATAAATTGCAAGTTTCCACCAACCAAGGAGATTTTTCTTTTGATTACCTCATTTTAGCAACAGGTTATCGACTGAATTGGCAGAAAGACAGCCCATTTCATCGCTTGGCGCCGTTTATTAAAACCTGGAAAGATGTTTATACCCCACCTAAAGGTGAAGAAAATGATGAACTTGCCGCGCATCCCTATCTTGGAGAGCACTTTGAATTACAAGGGAAAGCGGGTTACGAATTTCCGTTTATCGACCACTTTTATTGCTTTAATTTAAGTGCCTCACTCAGCATGGGTCCCGTAATTGGTCTGATCCCAGGCACCAATACGGGGGCTGAGCGTTTAGCGGATCATATTGCTGCCAAGTTGTATCTGGCCCATCGGCAGCAGCACCTTGAGTTGGTTAAAACCAGTACAGAGAATGAGTTATTAGGTGATGAATGGCAACCTGCCTTACCACCCGCTCAGCGCGTACAACAGATTGAAAATGTGGAGTAAAGGATGATTGAATTTAACAATGTCCAAAAGATCTATGAAAAAAATGGGCAGTCCTTGGTGGCTCTACAAGATATTAATTTGCATATCAATAAAGGGGATATTTTTGGTTTTATTGGTTATAGCGGTGCAGGTAAAAGTTCCCTGATCCGCTTAGTCAATCAATTAGAAAAGCCAACCAGTGGCTCCATCAAGGTCGATCAGCACAATTTGGCGGAGCATACCCCATCACAAATACGGACACATAAAAAAAGTATTGGAATGATTTTCCAACATTTCAATTTGTTGGAAACGAAGACCGTCGAACAAAATGTTGCTATGCCTCTGGTTTTACTCGGTATTGATAAGCACGAAATTTCCCGTCGCGTAGATAACATTCTCGAATACGTTGAACTTAGCGATAAGAAGCACCAATACCCTAACCAGCTTTCTGGTGGGCAGAAACAGCGCGTTGGAATAGCGAGAGCATTAATTAATAACCCACAAATCTTGCTGTGTGATGAGGCAACCTCTGCATTGGATCCACAAACTACCGCCTCTATTTTGGCATTACTGCAAAAAATCAATCGTGAACAGAAAATTACCATTTTATTGGTTACTCATGAAATGGAAGTCATTGAGCAGATTTGTCATCGCGTCGCCGTCATGGAATCCGGTCGTATTGTTGAAGAAGGCACCGTACTTGATATTTTTGCAAACCCTCAACATTTAACTACGCAAAAATTTGTGGGCACTGTGCTCAATGAAAAAATTCCTGAGCGTGTACTCCATCAGCTTGAACATCAAGAGAATGTCTATCGATTAGAGTTTTTAGGCAAATCAGCACAAGAACCCGTGGTGAATGAGCTTATTATCAAAAATATTATTAAAATTAATATCCTGTTTGCCAATATGAAAGAGATCAACGGCGTCGTTTTGGGCAGTATGTTTGTTCAAATGTTAGGAGATAAACAACATATTGATGAAGCCGTAACCTATTTGCGCCATCGTGGCGTTGCAGTGAATAAGGGGACAGTATGAGTGAGTTTTTTGAAACGGCACTGACAAGTAAACAATTTTTATTGGCTATGTCAGAAACATTCACTATGGTAAGTATTGCGCTTGTCCTAGGTTCGCTATTCGGGATTTTATTGGGAATTTTATTAGTCATTACTCGACCAGAAGGAATTTGGGAAAACAAACGTATTTATCGCGTGATTAACCCTATTATTAATATATTCCGTTCACTCCCTTTTATTATTTTATTAGTAGCAATAATCCCATTAACACGCTTTGTGGTGGGAACGTCTATCGGTACCACCGCAGCAATTGTGCCATTAGTCATTTATATTGCGCCTTATACGGCAAGATTGGTCGAGAATTCATTGCTCAGTGTCCATTCAGGGATTATTGAAGCCGCCGATGCAATGGGGGCGACCAACTGGCAAATTGTTTGGCACTTTATTTTACCGGAAGCCAAGTCGTCATTAATTTTAAGCTTAACGGCTGCCAGTATAACGCTAGTTGGGGCAACGGCGATGGCTGGTGCAGTTGGTGGCGGTGGTGTTGGTGATCTTGCGCTAAATTACGGTTATCAACGCTTCGATAATGTTGCTATGGCAATTACGGTGGTGACCTTGGTGATTATCGTGCAAGGAATACAGTTTATTGGTGATACTTTGGCAAGAAAGGCGCGTTTTCACTAGTTAATATAAAGTCGATGAAATATTTTCATCGACTTTTATTGATTTCTCATACAATTATCCATCTCCTCCCCCTTTTCAATTCCACCTCA encodes:
- a CDS encoding cyclase family protein: MANEVLNALKVLKSKKWVDLTHSFDKDSPHFFMFDSAEFKTLFGYSDGFFAQQFTFPGQYGTHIDAPCHFVEGKRFLHELELQELVLPLIVIDQSERAVQDPNFAFSRDDVLAFEREHGRIEPDSFVALRTDWHKRWPSQEAMDNKDAEGNNQIPGWGMDALKFLFEERGIKAIGHETFDTDAAKDFRQNNGLLGEYYVLEQDTYQIELMANLDQLPTRGAVIFNIVAKPNNASGFPVRSFAILP
- a CDS encoding MetQ/NlpA family ABC transporter substrate-binding protein; protein product: MFKQKIINLSLVATAIIVLAGCGDNKEKDNSDKKQITIGFGVGNYIDQVDKGIVPILEKKGYQVKLRQFSQNRQINPAFEEGAIDVSVNQSRAYMEAYNQKNNINMVALADSPSAPQSLRSNKHKTLDDVQDGMIVALSNDPVNAERGARILEQLGWIKIKPNVSTLSFSVNDIEPAKYKLDIRETDAAQGLRLLDDVDFVVVNGNYVASAGQRIADGLVVEDSPLEHRVVVSVLQKDLETQWAKDLKEAFESKEYADYIRSQRLYDGFIEPAAWVNYSK
- a CDS encoding CMD domain-containing protein, which gives rise to MTIKFDLINTILNLTPDSELAKTRAERPVATENTQAAFEAIFSVPSQILPLNVKYYFALSVATVTGSKLLEKYYAELLSSQPIVEITPNITLAEKYLTVLTRNPNQADYALTQQFIQQGWSESDIILLAQLITFVTYQSRLVAGLELLIGKNPISDNKANQHVPITAGNWSHAATTQLGQPSPIAFTQQQLGWESWLSARDVNSLSDNETQTLKKHGQLNSEYFLLLAHQSEILALRTQIDRGIFYTSGGLPRWEREFAAAAVSKVNGCIYCASVHARKASQYAKEHLGDVEKLLATPAGSVLAEGYEPRLLAIVSLVASLSITPVQASVEQIDQLRSLGLTELELLDLIQSSAFFSWANRLMLTLGEPFELPEDEE
- a CDS encoding FAD/NAD(P)-binding protein, which encodes MDKVIGLAALETQINQDLQYLNLPIGSWSLSDENIDKQKINVAIIGAGMSGITAAFALKLRGINAIVFDQAPSGKEGPWQTPALMETLRSPKQVVGPALASPSLTFQAWFKAQFGDDAWENLDKIPRLQWGEYLQWFKTMTAPTLLNQHQLVDVKLIPQGRELTFDTPNGQVSFVAQHVVIATGMESFSEPNIPEFMDKIPTQYWEHSYAGSNYQRFNGLDIGVVGYSAGAMDSSATALEHGAKSVELLIRAKEMPRVNRGKVAGSAGFTNAYGYFTDAQKWHYADYVLKAKTPAPHGSTLRVSRHTHAYFNFDTQVNDVAVRKDKLQVSTNQGDFSFDYLILATGYRLNWQKDSPFHRLAPFIKTWKDVYTPPKGEENDELAAHPYLGEHFELQGKAGYEFPFIDHFYCFNLSASLSMGPVIGLIPGTNTGAERLADHIAAKLYLAHRQQHLELVKTSTENELLGDEWQPALPPAQRVQQIENVE
- a CDS encoding methionine ABC transporter ATP-binding protein; amino-acid sequence: MIEFNNVQKIYEKNGQSLVALQDINLHINKGDIFGFIGYSGAGKSSLIRLVNQLEKPTSGSIKVDQHNLAEHTPSQIRTHKKSIGMIFQHFNLLETKTVEQNVAMPLVLLGIDKHEISRRVDNILEYVELSDKKHQYPNQLSGGQKQRVGIARALINNPQILLCDEATSALDPQTTASILALLQKINREQKITILLVTHEMEVIEQICHRVAVMESGRIVEEGTVLDIFANPQHLTTQKFVGTVLNEKIPERVLHQLEHQENVYRLEFLGKSAQEPVVNELIIKNIIKINILFANMKEINGVVLGSMFVQMLGDKQHIDEAVTYLRHRGVAVNKGTV
- a CDS encoding methionine ABC transporter permease; this translates as MSEFFETALTSKQFLLAMSETFTMVSIALVLGSLFGILLGILLVITRPEGIWENKRIYRVINPIINIFRSLPFIILLVAIIPLTRFVVGTSIGTTAAIVPLVIYIAPYTARLVENSLLSVHSGIIEAADAMGATNWQIVWHFILPEAKSSLILSLTAASITLVGATAMAGAVGGGGVGDLALNYGYQRFDNVAMAITVVTLVIIVQGIQFIGDTLARKARFH